In Spodoptera frugiperda isolate SF20-4 chromosome 31, AGI-APGP_CSIRO_Sfru_2.0, whole genome shotgun sequence, the genomic window TATGTAAGAAACTTCgttctttgtaaatatttacatttaaggAAATGTTAACAACTTCATTTCTAGGGGATAGCTACATTTAATGTTCGCAGTATaagtattacattttcaacttattATACTAAACTTTTAACATTATTGTATTgacagaatataattattaattacaccGTTGTTGTCGTTGTACAGTTTGTAGTAGCATAGCCAAGCAATAGCAATTATTACGTACCATGTCTCCGTATAGCGTAAAGTCACTGTTTTGTTAATTATGAGGGAAATTAGTTTCCCATGTCATTAAAGTTTCCTTTTATCAAAAcagattttatacatttttgtagaacaattaatttattttgatttctttgTTTAGTTTCAACAAAAAACTTACATAGTGTTATGAATATAACAGGAACAATCAGTGACTTTACGCGTTACGAgaacgatattttaaaatctataaaatggGACGATGCGTGTAAATGTAGTTAATCCCTAACCAGGTTGCGGTTGACGAGACGTGGAGGCGGTCCGCCTCGACAATTAGGCAATAGATTTagaagtttcttttattaaataagattaGGCTAAAAATTCTAAAGTTTGCGTAGAATTGAATTAGGTATTGCGTCGAAATCTTGTATATCAGtacaaaagaatttaaaatttatcAGATAATGTTTTATCATTGGACGTTTTGcttcacataaaaatatattttgatatgatcagtgtttatttttgaattaagatATAGAAAGTGTCCTGTCGCGGTTTGTGGGACTGGGAACTAACCTGTCACATGTTTCCAACTCGTCATGTAGAAGAAATTTGAAAAATGTCTTCGTCCTAGTTCTATGATTTACTGTTTGGACCAAGCTATTCATTGTGAAATTGTGATTCAGATTGTAACATGTACAGTTGTATAccaaatgttataaattaatcactGCCTGTACAAGAGGAACTAAAGTGTCTAGTagataaatgaaatatatttagcaGTCACAACAGTTGTCATGTAGGTCGCTCGCTCGCTCGCTCAGTCGCTCGGTCGGCAGCCCCAAGTACTTAGCTTGCTGGAGACTAGCTCTCATCGACACGTTGACACGATAGTACACAGGTTTGAGCCGATTCTACTTTTGTTACTTACACGACTTAAGATTGTTTATACATTAGCGGTGAGGTCCccgtatattttttgttaaattgttttCCATTTTACCTTTACGTTGTTATCAATAACTGTGCTCGTCTAGAGCGTGAGAGTGTGTGTGAACATTAGGAAATCTTAAGTACCTAAATTTTAGGtggtatttttaaataggttaaTTTCTTGAAGAGAAAAGAATAAGCTTAgagtataaattattgtgtgtgTATTTTCTGTTTATAACGTGTACCTACTTGAGTGGAACGAATGTTTGCGACATTGTCATGGCACTCTGGTACAATAgttgtaaaacataattttagcgttttatacaaaaaagatATCAGTTCGAGAGTACTATTGTAACAGAAAGTCCACAAATTTATatgcaatttaaaataaatataatgatttaAGAAAGCTGAGTGTTTTATTGCAATCACAATCTTATGCTATTTGGATTCCATGATGTTTTCATAACTACACTAAACTGCTAGACTGATtaaggccgggactccaccaaagcagagatgtgtgcggtgtgctgtgtgctgtgcgagaagagatgtttttcagctcgcgggactccaccaaagcggagatgtgtgcggtgtgctgtgtgctgtgcgagaagagatgtttttcagcgtTCAGACGTTGAAAAATACAAACTGCTCGCGCGCACGGTACTAGCAAGATggccggccggcgcgcgcgcggggttctgcgggttgctagcgggcgagaggggggagggtgacatcgctcactgcacgccgctcacatctctcgtctccactgcgcgtcgtccgcgcacagctcacatctccgcttccatcgcgacatacaaatattacacatctccgcacagcgatctccactgaagctgagcggagaggagacgtgtcaataactcaattctattggttgtttaaaaaacatctcctctccgctcgtctcgtctccgctttggtggagtcccggcctaaAGCTACTGTAATCTTACACATCATTCTTTAATAATTATCAAGGCATTGAAGAAATTGCAACACTACTACTTATAATCAGTGGATTACATAGTTGCagtatgataaataaaacaaaacagataCATAATCAATAAaaggtacattttatttaatcttctaCTTCTTCCATTGGATATTCAGTCATTATTATTCCTCTACTCCACAGAGCATCAGCTAAACTAAGCTTATCAGGTTCAGAAGGCAACTCAAGACTTTCCACACTAATATACTCTGGATATGCTTCTATCAATGCTTCTATTGCAGGGGCCATTTCATCCTCAAGTTCAATGTAAGGCAACTCATTTCCATGGTATTCTAATGAGTTTTCTACACTGTAGTATACTTTGATTCTATCTTCGGACACCATTCTAATAACATTCTTACGTAGCAATCTTATCCTAGTGTCTGGACTAATTTCCACTCTCCTTGTAACAACACCATTCTCTACCATCACATCAGTGTCTCCAAACACTGTCACCCAAGTCTCTGGGTCATTCAGCACGGGTGGCAGGGCAGCATGCAGGAAACTCTTATGCATTTGATCTACTCCATCATCAATTGGCAAACATCTCTTAACTTTCTCAAAGAGACTCAAtattactttagttatttcttgTCTCCGAGGTGTCTTTGAATCAGAGTGGACTAGACCAAAGTGATCATAAATGTCAAAAGGAAGGCCTCTCCTCAGGTCAACATTTTCATTGATTGCCGTTTGCAGTGCAGCTGGTATTATCAACTCCAGCAGATCTCCCCAAGAATGTTTCTGATACATACTGATGGTGACATGCAGAGAATGTTCACCTTCTATTGTCACCCCCTGGTGGATGTAGCCACGTGGGAAGTAAAGCATGTCTCCTGCTTCTAAAGTAACTTCCATTATTGGTTTGCCTATTTCTTTCTGATCAAAGTTTTTGGATGAAACACGAGGAAGCACCTCACTTTCATTTAATGGTTTGTAAATCCTCCAATGTTTCTTACCTTCAGTTTGTAATATGAATGCTTCTATATCATCATAATGTGGTGCAAACCCTTGGCTATCAGGTGGTGTAAGGTAGGCATTGGCTCCAACAAAGGAATTGAAGAATTCCTGCATAGTTGCATTAATCAAATGTAATTTAGGAATATAAGTTTGTGGATTGAGTAATCTAATGCTACATCCATTTAAGTAGAAGTCCCACACTAAGTGTGGATGTGCCCGCCCTTCTGGATTGTGTGTTTCTCGTTTTCCATCAATATATGAAGTAATGtctatatttttagtaaactgTATGTGCTCATTGCGCATCATATCATCAATAGCTGGTGTGGTCAATATATCTTTGTAGTAATTGGATTTTCCTCTGGCTATGTGTAATGGCTTTTTCTCCCAAATATTGTTGAAGAACTCATCAGTGTCGTAGGGTGCGATCATCCACTGGAATACTTTGAGTCCTTCTTCCACGCTGTCTGTCAGTACGGGTTTGAACTCTTCACATTCAGTGTCACCAGAATTTTCAATCACTTCCACTTCACCTGAGGAATCATCTTCAGGTTTAGGTGTTGTTTCGATGACTGGCCTCATTAGAAGTACGGGCGGTTCATCGTCCTGGTCACTAGCTGCACTGCTTTGGTTCAGCACATCTTTCTTTACGTTTCTTGTTTGGTTTGGTTTCTTATCATCCCGatttttcttcttcttatgCAGCTTCTTCTTCGTGATGCTTTTAACCTCTTTGGATTTCTTTTGCTTCTTCTTAAGTTTTTGTGCGAGTTCCATCTGTCTTTTCTCATTAGTTAGGTGTGGTGGCAATGGTTTCGGCGAAATTGGTTGACTTTGTATTCCTGATTTGTtccttttcttttgtttctttgcTTTGTTTGAAGAAGTATTCGCTTTATACATAGCGAAGGCGGAGACTGGAGAATCCatgtttagttataaataaataaagtaatcgCACACGTGATGGTTAATTCCCCGCAACAGGTTTATAAGTAAGTCTCCAGTAACTAACTAAAAGCACACAGCGATTATCTTAAGAAAAGCACTGGGTAAGTATACACAATTCTGCAGGCAAATTCTACACCATTTTAaagaacatattataatatacagttATATAGTTAGTCGCCCGGCCTGCATGTAATCAATATGAAACATTGAGGTTATGTTATTGACGTTTTGAATTGTACGTTTCATATCACGCAATAATTTTCACGTTTCAAtatcacagaaaaaaaaatcgctgGAAACAGAACGATGTTGGGGAATGTAGTAGTCTATAAAACCGAGAGAAAAGTTTGATGGTGATAGTGAAATGAATGATGGATTGATGAATTTGGAATTCATCAAAATTGCGATTTTATAAATAGGCCCGTTACGAGCTGCGAGCCTAGATCACTACCATTACTTATAACAAATTGGTTTTTAGAGCGGCCAGTGTAGATCTAAGAGGATTTGAATCGTTACTTGTAGGCTATTCGTCAactatcctataaaaaaaaatcattaaaatcatatttttgttttaaaaatgggCCCATCGTAAGCCAAGGTAGCTCCCACCTTACatccagactcttactgactaaaaaccaccgggttctttctcctgctttgagtcggagcctcggtaaccttttacgttgtccgcagctccggatcaggcatcggccctactgggccccatctgttgtGGTCTGGTTCTTTTAATGAACTGCGTTGCATCCTAATGCCGTATTGGCTCACGATTACGTTGCGATTTTTTGAGTCCTTGTGGTTTACTGCTCAAGCAGGGGACTGTTGTAGTATCCAACAATGTAGTAGGTTCCAGGGCCTAGGTTGCGTAGGTGGTAGGTTGAGGTAGGACAAATATCAAACaacaatattacttttttcaagCAGATTTATTTACGAATTGATACAGTTGTGTTCTATAATGCGGATATCCATTGAAGGCATTTTGTGTTATTTCTACGCACTACTCGCTATTTCCTATAAGATCTGATACAGTTTTTATGAAGTTTTACGAACACAGAGTACAATAACATGCTTAGTTTCATAGTTACTTAGTTATATATTATTCTAACaatcaatatattttgtttgatactttgtataatattagataGTATATATTTCCTAAGTGATGTAGTGCTAAAGGCTCCctgtaaataattttcttaaaaataaaatttataaatgattTAGAATTTCGTACGCGGGAGAAATAAAGGTAAACAGTGTACTATTTGGAGTAGCAAAATAATTTGTGTATGACCTATTATATTGGtacataactatgtatttatattttaatcttttcaTAAGTTTGATTATATTGTCATTGATTGCAATTCGattcaaaaattttaaagtaactttaaatataaagcaagttgactcaaattataaaattgagaAAAACATGTCACAGCCACACAGttctttagaaataaaaaaagtaaaaaagtgtGGACTACTAATAGCAATGAAACATTTTTCTATGTTGCAACATTCACTAAACTAGAATATTTAATACACAAATCTAAACacttataattttgaatattgattttacaataattataatttaattttttgcaCTACCATCctagataataaaatttatttattttccgagAACATTTTATGTTGAGAGTTAATAtagattgatttttttaatatctatagatattataataatataaatatttaatattttaaatccaATGAATCTACTAAGTTATTGGTCATCTATCACACATAATTGATACGTCAAATTTTATATCTATgcgtatttatatttatataagtagcATAATTATATGATTAGCACGTGTAATgacgatattttaatattttgaaagggACAATAGAGAATTTTCACAATAGTTGATCcttctttatataaaaaactcaAAGGTGGTAGTTACGATGAggtttgtcattatttttttgatatggCAAGGATAATTTAAATTGCTGAACTGTTACCGTTCAATAAGTAAGtgatatgctgtagatttttttatattttgaaaatagataTATTATGGATTTAGAAAAATTCTTATATTTTAGGGTTTTAAAACGTATACATATAGAAGGACATGTTGTTAGTCAGTCTGTTTAGATACTACATTGTTTACGTCATCGTTTTTGTCGTTACAGTTCGCAAGGTATGTTCGCAATTTTGTAAGTACAAAACTCTTAAAAATGAATTAGAAAAGTTTGAAAATTTGAAAAACCTCTCAGTCTTATTATCGCAGCTTTTACCAGCAGACATTGTTACATTCTCTTTttaaagactaaaataaaaataaaacacgcaTTTTAGGACGGTAGTCGACGCAGGGATCGAAATaagataggtaggtaaatagTTACACCAATTAAAGTTTCTGACAATTAActtaacaataaacattaaacaacgaacttataattaacttaattacaGTAAAGATAACTACTTAACTACTACCGCGCCTgttcatcatattttttaaattttcattccATCTTCAAGGAATTTTGACATGAGCAAACGTCGAATAGTAACGCCGGCTGCTATTTCTCGGACCAGCGACAATGTAGAACGAGCGTCAACGTTCGAAAccgttttatttgaaaaaataataagaagagTTTGGGTAAATATGTTCGTTCCACATTGTTCCATCCAATAGCACCAACTAGCCAACGAGATGACGACCGAGATTGTGTGGGGAAGCAGATTGTTTAGTGTACTCGTATGTCGCGGGCGTGCACGGGCGTGGTGTCCTCGGGACTGGGGCTGTCGTCGAGGTGTGGTCGGATGTGGACGACGGAGCGGCGCTGGTCGTGGTGGTTGTAGTCATCCCGCATCACCAGACCACCAAT contains:
- the LOC118276147 gene encoding ribosomal oxygenase 1; its protein translation is MDSPVSAFAMYKANTSSNKAKKQKKRNKSGIQSQPISPKPLPPHLTNEKRQMELAQKLKKKQKKSKEVKSITKKKLHKKKKNRDDKKPNQTRNVKKDVLNQSSAASDQDDEPPVLLMRPVIETTPKPEDDSSGEVEVIENSGDTECEEFKPVLTDSVEEGLKVFQWMIAPYDTDEFFNNIWEKKPLHIARGKSNYYKDILTTPAIDDMMRNEHIQFTKNIDITSYIDGKRETHNPEGRAHPHLVWDFYLNGCSIRLLNPQTYIPKLHLINATMQEFFNSFVGANAYLTPPDSQGFAPHYDDIEAFILQTEGKKHWRIYKPLNESEVLPRVSSKNFDQKEIGKPIMEVTLEAGDMLYFPRGYIHQGVTIEGEHSLHVTISMYQKHSWGDLLELIIPAALQTAINENVDLRRGLPFDIYDHFGLVHSDSKTPRRQEITKVILSLFEKVKRCLPIDDGVDQMHKSFLHAALPPVLNDPETWVTVFGDTDVMVENGVVTRRVEISPDTRIRLLRKNVIRMVSEDRIKVYYSVENSLEYHGNELPYIELEDEMAPAIEALIEAYPEYISVESLELPSEPDKLSLADALWSRGIIMTEYPMEEVED